In Antedon mediterranea chromosome 10, ecAntMedi1.1, whole genome shotgun sequence, one genomic interval encodes:
- the LOC140060003 gene encoding retinol dehydrogenase 11-like, translated as MIMLLIILTIPLIVVLLYYIRQSFIGKCHSDAKLVGKTIIITGANTGIGRETAKDLAARGAKVILACRNTEKGYSAKQYIEQTTGHKEVFVHKLDLASLASVREFVKEYKDNHDSLDILINNAGVMCCPQWETEDGFDMQFGTNHLGHFLLTNLLLDMLKESPAARIINLSSLAHIAPKQLPLDDLNFKKRSFNTITAYSESKLANVLFTKELAKRLKGTTVTSYAVHPGAVDTELLRYITDTWPIVRFIVPLQQLVLRTLCKTSEQGAQTTIYCAVMPGIEKESGSYYSDCALKKSSPLSYDEDLATKLWDVSCEMVGASRN; from the exons ATGATCATGCTTCTTATCATATTAACTATCCCTTTGATTG TTGTGTTGCTTTACTATATTCGGCAGTCGTTTATTGGCAAGTGTCATAGCGATGCTAAACTTGTCGGCAAAACCATCATTATTACAGGGGCAAACACTGGTATTGGAAGAGAGACTGCAAAAGATTTGGCAGCCAGAG GTGCTAAGGTGATTCTAGCCTGCAGGAATACAGAGAAAGGTTATAGTGCCAAGCAGTACATAGAGCAAACTACTGGACACAAAGAGGTTTTTGTGCATAAACTGGATCTAGCGTCGTTGGCATCCGTACGAGAATTTGTCAAAGAATACAAAGACAACCATGACTCCCTTGATATACTTATTAATAATGCAG GTGTAATGTGCTGCCCTCAATGGGAGACGGAAGATGGATTTGATATGCAATTTGGAACGAACCACCTTGGCCACTTTCTACTCACCAATCTGCTACTGGATATGTTAAAGGAATCTCCAGCAGCTAGAATCATAAACCTTTCGTCTTTGGCTCATATTGCACCCAAACAACTTCCTCTGGATGATCTGAATTTTAAGAAACGTTCCTTCAACACCATTACTGCTTACTCTGAAAGTAAACTTGCCAACGTTTTGTTCACCAAAGAATTAGCCAAGAGGCTTAAAG GTACAACTGTAACGTCTTACGCAGTTCATCCAGGCGCTGTGGATACAGAACTGTTGAGGTACATCACAGATACGTGGCCAATTGTTAGGTTCATTGTACCACTGCAGCAACTTGTTTTAAGGACTCTGTGTAAAACATCAGAGCAAGGAGCACAGACAACCATATACTGTGCAGTAATGCCAGGCATTGAGAAGGAGTCTGGTAGCTACTACAG tgacTGTGCATTGAAGAAAAGCAGCCCTCTATCTTATGATGAGGATTTAGCAACAAAACTTTGGGATGTCAGTTGTGAAATGGTTGGAGCATCTAGAAATTAA